The following coding sequences are from one Chitinispirillales bacterium window:
- a CDS encoding UDP-glucose 6-dehydrogenase — protein sequence MTKEFETKILCIGAGYVGGPTMAVIAQKCPNVKVVVVDINKARIDAWNSKNLPIYEPGLSETVKEAHGRNLFFSTDVDNEIAKADIIFVSVNTPTKQYGVGAGKASDLQYWEKTARAIVAASNTDKIIVEKSTLPVRTAEAMERVLNSNEKGLHFEVLSNPEFLAEGTAIADLHNPDRVLIGSMETESGVAARNKLVDIYANWVSREKIITSNVWSAELTKLAANAFLAQRISSINAMSAVCEATKADISEISRAIGTDTRIGAKFLNASVGFGGSCFKKDVLNLVYIAESNGLAEVAQYWEWVIKMNEYQESRFVENMIRAMFNTVANKKIALFGFAFKKDTGDTRETPALFVSRKLAEERALITISDPKALDNAKIDMKNLSGVLYEIDPYIAAKDAHSIAILTEWDLYKTLDYEKIYKSMVKPATIFDGRNILDHQKLFEIGFNVYRIGKPALLHYETALI from the coding sequence ATGACAAAAGAATTTGAAACGAAAATTTTATGTATCGGAGCCGGATATGTCGGCGGTCCTACCATGGCGGTTATCGCTCAAAAATGTCCGAACGTTAAGGTAGTCGTAGTAGATATTAACAAGGCGAGAATAGACGCTTGGAATAGTAAAAATTTACCTATTTACGAGCCCGGACTTAGCGAAACGGTTAAAGAAGCGCACGGCAGAAATTTGTTTTTCTCGACAGACGTGGATAACGAAATCGCCAAAGCGGATATAATTTTTGTTTCGGTTAACACCCCTACGAAACAGTATGGAGTAGGCGCGGGGAAAGCGAGCGATTTGCAGTATTGGGAAAAAACCGCCCGTGCGATCGTCGCCGCTTCAAATACCGATAAAATTATTGTCGAAAAAAGTACTTTGCCCGTACGTACCGCGGAGGCGATGGAACGTGTTTTAAATTCAAACGAAAAAGGCTTGCATTTTGAAGTCTTATCCAATCCGGAATTTTTGGCGGAAGGAACCGCGATAGCGGATTTGCATAATCCCGACCGTGTTCTTATCGGTTCTATGGAAACGGAAAGCGGAGTCGCCGCACGAAATAAATTGGTCGATATTTACGCAAACTGGGTTAGCCGTGAAAAAATTATCACGAGTAACGTTTGGAGCGCAGAACTTACTAAACTGGCGGCAAACGCTTTTTTGGCGCAAAGAATCTCTTCGATAAACGCAATGTCGGCTGTTTGCGAGGCGACAAAAGCGGATATAAGCGAAATTTCGCGGGCTATCGGTACGGATACGCGGATAGGGGCGAAGTTTTTGAACGCCAGCGTAGGTTTCGGCGGCAGTTGTTTTAAAAAAGACGTGCTGAATTTAGTTTATATCGCCGAGTCCAACGGACTTGCCGAGGTCGCGCAGTATTGGGAATGGGTTATTAAAATGAACGAGTATCAGGAATCGCGTTTCGTAGAAAATATGATTCGCGCCATGTTTAATACCGTAGCGAATAAAAAAATCGCTTTGTTCGGATTTGCGTTCAAAAAAGATACCGGAGATACGCGGGAAACGCCCGCCTTGTTTGTAAGCCGAAAACTTGCCGAAGAGCGTGCGTTAATCACGATTTCCGACCCGAAAGCGCTTGACAACGCAAAAATCGATATGAAAAATTTGAGCGGCGTTCTTTACGAGATTGATCCTTATATCGCGGCGAAAGACGCTCATTCCATAGCGATCCTGACCGAATGGGATTTGTATAAAACGCTTGATTACGAAAAAATTTACAAAAGTATGGTTAAGCCGGCGACGATTTTTGACGGACGAAACATTTTAGACCATCAAAAACTGTTTGAAATCGGGTTTAACGTTTATCGAATCGGAAAACCTGCATTATTGCACTACGAAACGGCGTTGATCTAA